A region of the Myripristis murdjan chromosome 10, fMyrMur1.1, whole genome shotgun sequence genome:
GAAACAATAACAGTATGTAACAATTTACCCTCTACTTCTGTTTTTGTAACCATGGCAAACTTGTTTATGATGGCGTTACTTAGTGACTATCTGGTTTGACTTGACTCTAGTAAAGCGCTAAAGACTTAAGCTTAAATAAGGATGAATGATAAATTCCCCCAAAGGTCATATTCttgattattattagttttgaGTATCAGCAGCTctactgatttatttactttttcccAGACTAAAAGGAATGCAGTTGCGCAGTTGATGtcttcatgtgtttgtgcagtttTGGGCTGTGACCTATCTGTCCTAATCCCACAACTCCCACATGAACTGCTGTCAGCTCTGGCCCACTCACTGAGGATTTATGATCCACCGACGTAAAGctgaaactaaaaataaaaaccaaaaatttaatgaactaaaatgaaatcattCTCTACATTATGTTAAATTGAAAATGTCAAGTAATTAAAATATGCATACCAAATCTGATCTGTTTTAGCATGGAGGCCAGACAGCTCAAAACCTAATCCTCAGAACAAATGCCGCCTTAATTCAAGGACGAACTGTCTTTCTCACCCAATGGTATTCAAACTATCTAAAGTACAGTGTGAAATGTGCTTGAATTTACTCCTTAATCTGAGTGAGGATAATCACTcttggggttgtgtgtgtgtgtgtgtgtgtgtgtgtgtttatcttttTGACACAGGGACTCTGCAGTCCAGTCCTCCCTCCACATCCCCCAGCAGTTCTCAGAGCAGCAGTCCAGATGACAGTGACTCAGACCTGGCTTTCAGTGTCAACAgatcctcctctgcctctgaatCCTCTCTGGGTAAGTTACCAAGCCTTGTCAGCATGCCTAATGATATGTATACATTACAAACACCCTCAGGATTTGCCGTGGGCAGGGTGCTACCAGGTGGAGGTAGGGAAATTCTCATTATATAATGAGTCATGAGAAAGAtggtttttcctgtttttgatgTAGTGACAGATCTCTCTTACATATCTCTGCATTGTTAGTTATATTCTTCAATGATTTGGTGgtgctgaaacatgcagtgcttTTCCTTGTGTTGCAATGATGTAGCACATTCAGATCAAAGTTTTTATGTGATCTCTGTATATACGGTGCGTGTAAATAGGGGCAACCTCTCCCTACACCAGAGGCGGTTCTTTTTTGTGGTACAAGCTAGTCAGGGGATTCTTTTCAtgtctaatgttttttttttttcgttctcTTCTAGTGACTGCTCCCAGCTCCCCCCTGAGTCCCCCGGTCTCTCCCACCCTCTCTGCCTCAGAACTGCCCTCTTCTGGGAAAAATGGAGAATGCACCGTTTGCTTTGACCAGGAGGTGGACACTGTCATCTACACCTGTGGACATATGTGTCTGTGCAACGACTGCGGCCTGAAGCTCAAGAGGCAGATCAACGCCTGCTGCCCGATATGCCGCAGGCCCATCAAAGACGTCATCAAGACGTACCGGCCTTGATCTTCCACTTTGCAGGTGCTGTGACTTCAACCCCCAGGTGCAGAAGTGCCTGGATGCCACCTGCTGCACCTTCTCAGGCGAGGTTGGGCAATAGATTTTAACACCAACCAGAGATCAACCCCACCCGGATATATTCGTGCCTATAGGATTTCAGTTTAGACCCGACTTCAGTGAACCCCATTACCCAACTGTTTTATATTGGACAGCGACTTTTCCGGAAAGAGACTAGACACTTTGATGACCAGAACTGTGATGAGGCTCATCAAAATAGATACGCTGTCTACATGCACTCCTGTCTTTGCTGAGGCAGGAATGTcagacttatttttttctttctttccatttcatGTCCTTTATGTGTAAAATGGTGTACTTGCTGAGCAGAAAACTGTTGTCTGCTGTGAATACTTTGCCCTTACCCACACTGTCCTCTATCTGTGCTTCAGCATATGCTGACTGTAGTCTGACTTCTAGTGCCTTAGACGTTCGTCATATTTTGTGTGTAAGTAATTAACTATGATGACAATCCTAGCTATATTTTTAATGTACATTGCTGAGAGGCTGTTATGGTTGGGGGGCATGTGGATGGCAGGAAATGGCATTTATGCAATGAAAGTTATGTGTGTAAGTGAAAAGATGCAAATGTATCAAAAATTTGCTCAGCACGGTTTTATTAAGAAAGGGACGTTTGGAAAGTTCAAGTACATAAAATGAAGAATCTGGTATTGCACATGaagcaatattaaaaaaaaagtgtgttgacCTCAAGCGTGAGACTGAATATATTCTAAAAGCATTCATGTAAAATGAAAAGCTGATCAAATACATGTATTTTCTGGCAATGTTGTCTAAAATGGAGGCTCTTTTAATAGAAACCATTAGGTGACTCAATAAACAtgaccaagaaaataaataagaaaaaggtAGGCCTAAGCTACAAAAATGGTTTATCTAGATTGCCTTAATATGTTTTTAGCCTTTGCAGGACGATAGAGGACACAAACATTGTTCTGCCTGTAGAAGGACACTCTTCACCTTCATCAGGCTTCAGGACACTGacttttctcctctgcctctctcgtCAGCATTTACCATCGTGCCAGATCTTGACGTTGACATTGTTTTCACTGTGAAGCAGAGGATTGCCAAATATTAGCCTAAGACACCACAGTCAACACAGACATTACTGGTGTTAACGTTAGCTACATTCTGCACAGAAACCCCGAGGCCTACCTGTTTAAGAAACACAGCATGCATTCATTTGCGTAAGTTTTTCCGTCGGTTCCGCAAACCGGGTCGTACATGCGTGGGCACACAGGTAGCATGAACTGACCACAGTCCGGCTAATGGAGAGAAAAGACATTTAGGTCACTGACAGGCTGCCAAGCGAAACGTGGAGTGACATGGTGACTCTGGTGCGGCTTACAGCTCACCTCTGTGCCAGCGGGGATGGTCGCTCCTCTCGCCAAAACTGCAAAAGAAAGCCAACTACTTGTTCAGGTAACTCTGGGGTGGCTTAGCATGTAGGCTAATAGCCCAAATGAACGACAATGTCCACGCTGCAAAGCCAAAGGTTTAGCGCTTACGTACAGATTTGGGAGATTCATGAAATACAGGTAACATTTTTTAGTTAACTCACCAGAGAGGCACATGAAGCCCAGCGCCAAAACGAGTAGTCTGCTTTCTCTCCACATTTCACCTGGCAGTGTTTGCAGCGAGCGTGCGGCGTGCCAGCCTGACGTACAGGCTTTATAGGTAACCCTAACTATGTTGCAGCCGCCCGCCTGGTCATTTCCTCgaacagctgacacacacacacgcacacacgcacacacacagggttgcGTAAACTGATTGGAAAAGACGGTTATGTTCCCTACTTTAAGGTTGCTTAATCCATGCTTGCTTCactcttgtttatttatttatccattttgcTTCTTTCTCTggacactatttttttttttttttttttttttttttaagttagcCTACGCACCTGTCATTTCAGCTACCAGCACTGCACTTCAAACTGTACAAATTCAGTTTCTGTAGTTCAGCACATCGGAGAATGATTTTAGACTATTCataattttttatattatttatactttttcagtcacttttactccTTGTGTCAAATTATTGATGATGTCACAACACACTCTAACCTTTAGCCATCCCGCCCCCTAACACACAGTCAacccacccacatacacatTCCAACAACTTTCCAATCCCCTTGTAACCTTTAGTCCCCATAGCAACCACTATCGACACCCTAGTAACCACCGGGTGTAACCTAACAACCACCTAGTACACCCTAGTTGCCATGTCCTAACATCTTAGACTGACCAGACCTGCTCGGGCAGTTTAATGGAATGGAATGTCTTTATTATCATTGCAACAAGCACAACGAAATTGAAAGGCACAGTCCTCCTTAGTGCCATTTAAGAAAAgttataaaaagaaaacacacaagaacacacaagaataaacatataagaaatGCACTGTAACAGTGTAATACagcagggaaaaataaaaaaaatattgtaaaagtattgcacattatattatattgcacTTTGTGTTCACAGTCCAACAGTATTTAGTGTGGTTATGGCTCTTGCATAAAAGGTCAAAACATAGTCACGAATAATTTCAGACAGGTTGTGGGATGAAAATAATATACAGCACCATACAAAGGAAAATTCTTTGCAAAATGAGCTAATTTCCCCCCAATGCTTGCGTAATCCCACCCAGGATTATGGGTGGGATTTtattaaatagaaaaataccTTGCCTTGCAAAAGGTTAAGGGAAGGGAACGGGTCTTCATCACCTGACAAAGACCCGTTTGGGTCAAAACGTTGTGTTTTGCATCTTagcaaataaattattatgGAGGATAAGCCATGTGCGGACTTCCCTTAACCTTTTGCAAGGCAAGGTATTTTTCCATTGACTGTTTTTTGGTCCGGCACCAGCCATCAAAGGGGATGTGCATGACAATTTCTCACAAACTCTAGGATTTTATTAAAACCAGTaccatataaatatacatacaagTATATTCATATATGCTGCTCACTGTCTTCGTCTTAGTTATTTTCCTGTTAGACCTATTTATCTATGCGTGCCAATGTGAAGTCTTCGCCTCAAGTTAACATCATctgtaataaaaacatatatttctGTAGAAGTAGATGAAGTTCTCAATATAATGACAGAAGAAATAAACAGTAAAGGGCATCCCGTCTGTTGCTTTTCACTGACACAGCAATGTGAAGGTTGGCCAACTGGCCCCCGTCTCCCCAGGTTGAATGCAAGGACAACAAGTGCATAGTATGGTGTCCTCTCTTACTTTCATCAAGTCATACCTCAATTATTAATGGGGGAGCACT
Encoded here:
- the LOC115367063 gene encoding trypsin inhibitor ClTI-1-like — translated: MWRESRLLVLALGFMCLSVLARGATIPAGTEPDCGQFMLPVCPRMYDPVCGTDGKTYANECMLCFLNSENNVNVKIWHDGKC